In the Podospora bellae-mahoneyi strain CBS 112042 chromosome 4, whole genome shotgun sequence genome, one interval contains:
- a CDS encoding hypothetical protein (COG:U; EggNog:ENOG503NXAA): MATTTDSSSGNRDISEWRSIVTLIVFVITNVVVLFPFHIPFCIPRWLYNGFLGALSSMRIISPRNKTQGTSSPWVRLRFSMNIVTAPVIADLFLLAIKAIGGKEVKDGTVGADHIHPIDIMVFFITLAYIAISIDASGLIRYLAFRVLQWGGKVGHRLFFYLYLFFFGIGSFVGNDPIILSGTAFLAYMTRVSSNIVHPRAWIYTQFAVANIASAILVSSNPTNLVLAGAFKIRFIYYTANMVVPVIITAIVLFPFLLYIVFASESLIPVEIKMHELPEDARGKKPVNPNIPNARGTAEQQEDEPGEQGKLLSLEEIMNPFLDKRGAGFGAAIMALALVSVLSLNAASQNLPEGVVLQVYWVTLPAAFIMLVWDLAFGWLHRHETREIAREGRKQVEEAKAEQARLQREELELAASQGGDQVVSVTGNDVSGIGSDSEIVKSQSTTVDEKKEASLEKDTPPTEAATKTNNSDQRTLSSVARDAYRWSQETFPTATAVLSHLPYALIPFAFAMFILVQALVTKGWVEVFAKGWDHWVNKTGTVGAIGGMGFLSVILCNFSGTNIGTTILLSRIIQSWLRLHDASGIPISERTYYATIYSMALGVNYGAFSTAISASLAGLLWRDILAKKHIHVRRLDFARVNLPIIAIAMSVGCAVLIGEIYIIRSDRPFDIVPVLEE, encoded by the exons ATGGCGACCACGACGGACTCGAGTAGCGGCAACCGTGACATCAGTGAATGGCGGTCAATTGTCACACTCATTGTGTTCGTCATTACCA ATGTTGTGGTTCTATTCCCGTTTCATATTCCCTTCTGCATTCCTCGGTGGCTTTACAACGGTTTTCTAGGGGCGCTAAGCTCCATGCGCATCATCTCGCCCCGCAACAAGACTCAGGGGACAAGCTCACCATGGGTGCGGTTACGGTTCTCAATGAATATTGTGACGGCACCTGTGATTGCCGATCTTTTTCTGCTGGCCATAAAAGCCATCGGTGgcaaggaggtcaaggatgGAACCGTTGGAGCGGACCATATCCACCCTATCGATATCATGGTCTTTTTCATCACCCTCGCCTATATCGCCATATCCATCGACGCATCAGGGCTTATTCGATATCTGGCCTTCAGGGTGCTGCAATGGGGCGGGAAGGTCGGACATCGTCTGTTCTTCTACCTGTacctcttctttttcggcATAGGCAGCTTTGTTGGCAACGATCCCATCATCTTGTCTGGGACAGCTTTCTTGGCCTACATGACGCGCGTTTCGAGCAACATTGTTCACCCTAGGGCCTGGATATATACTCAGTTTGCCGTGGCCAATATTGCCTCTGCTATCCTCGTGTCGTCCAATCCAACAAATTTGGTCTTGGCTGGCGCTTTCAAAATACGCTTCATCTACTACACGGCCAATATGGTGGTCCCTGTGATCATCACAGCTATCGtgctcttccccttcttgctGTATATCGTCTTCGCCAGCGAATCTCTGATCCCTGTCGAGATCAAAATGCACGAGCTTCCGGAAGATGCAAGGGGCAAAAAGCCAGTAAACCCCAACATTCCCAATGCGAGGGGAACGGCAGAACAACAGGAGGATGAGCCAGGGGAGCAAGGAAAGCTTTTGTCTCTGGAAGAGATCATGAATCCTTTTCTTGACAAGCGTGGTGCGGGATTCGGGGCAGCCATCATGGCATTGGCTCTGGTCTCAGTTTTGTCTCTTAATGCTGCGTCACAAAACCTTCCAGAGGGCGTTGTCCTGCAAGTATACTGGGTGACATTACCAGCGGCTTTCATCATGCTCGTGTGGGACTTGGCATTTGGCTGGCTTCATCGCCATGAAACACGTGAGATTGCTCGGGAAGGTCGAAAACAAgttgaagaagcaaaagCGGAGCAGGCACGTCTTCAGAGGGAAGAACTGGAACTCGCCGCTTCCCAGGGTGGGGATCAAGTGGTAAGCGTCACCGGGAACGACGTTTCCGGCATTGGAAGTGATTCAGAAATCGTCAAATCCCAAAGCACTACAGTcgatgagaagaaggaagctTCTCTGGAGAAAGATACACCACCGACCGAAGCCGCGACCAAGACCAACAATTCAGACCAACGAACACTTTCGTCAGTTGCCAGAGATGCATACAGATGGTCACAAGAGACCTTCCCCACCGCTACCGCGGTTCTCTCTCACCTACCCTATGCGTTGATCCCTTTTGCATTTGCAATGTTCATTCTGGTTCAAGCGCTGGTCACGAAAGGTTGGGTAGAGGTCTTCGCCAAGGGATGGGATCACTGGGTGAACAAGACCGGAACAGTTGGTGCCATAGGAGGCATGGGCTTTCTGTCGGTCATTCTCTGCAAC TTTTCGGGTACCAACATTGGAACTACCATCCTATTATCACGCATTATCCAATCATGGCTCAGGCTTCATGATGCCAGCGGGATTCCCATCAGTGAACGAACGTACTACGCTACGATCTACAGCATGGCCCTTGGCGTTAATTACGGGGCTTTCAGCACGGCCATCAGTGCCTCTCTCGCCGGGTTACTCTGGCGTGATATTCTAGCCAAGAAGCATATTCACGTCAGGCGACTTGACTTTGCGCGGGTAAATCTTCCGATCATTGCGATTGCCATGAGTGTGGGCTGTGCCGTCCTGATTGGTGAGATTTACATTATCAGGAGTGACCGGCCTTTTGACATAGTACCAGTTCTTGAGGAGTAG
- a CDS encoding hypothetical protein (EggNog:ENOG503NZGI; COG:S) yields the protein MSNADEKRSNADEKRSNAVEKRSNADEKRSNACAKKPRIAPSMSNADEKRSSADEKRSNADGKRSNADEKRSNADEKRSNADEKRSNADAKKLKRLQESHSYKHWRVILRPVVTDRSLTTQGDTTNPVGRLYPQRIAEWHDFPARQEEIWERLSIPSFADNPVFPSQHQMAYVESLINPISSEQGLRSFERDTVENAAQKLFAAVSENTQLRDSLGLQGTVMFESHTNLGTVDDTLSKPLERMSLAGSGATDTAITTTAAIRKPRRGAKGKGNRADQFCIYRTADGANIPAMAIEYKAPHKLSQDEIVTGLASDIQPRRDVINKDCEGFALASRALAAAVVTQLFSYMVGKGMQYGYVCTGQVFVFLYIPDDPATVFYHVCVPNLDVIEDDENRLHRTAVAQVFAFILQALLTPPPPQSWHDAAERLDIWDVEFEDVLSKIPVTVRKDKEHASPYKPQRWRGFTRSPIRTRLSCKQASIESGLPHEDDDEPPPPSPTADRLTRPGRKPATSGASSGAVATSDDASSGKGGGGGRGRRPDIQDRAYCTHQCLVGLALGGPIDPSCPNAPYHKPGHISRVDFLHLLRAQLARDRGRDANSAPLYLAGAVGSLFKVRLSTHGYTLVAKGVESANRGRLQNEENIYNQLSVIQGRHVPVCLGLIDLVLPYYCDGRVSEHFLLLSWAGQPLSKCVDRVDKVAAVNAIAIAYTELHRLRVLHCDAELRNIMYNRNIMVVDFERAEICSRQPLGPLSPNGQNRKRKRELLQKQGKNPFTKELQKVVKDISGCFGQS from the exons ATGAGCAACGCCGAcgagaagaggagcaacgccgacgagaagaggagcaacgccgtcgagaagaggagcaacgccgacgagaagaggagcaacGCCTGCGCGAAGAAGCCGAGAATCGCGCCTTCGATGAGCAACGCCGACGAGAAGAGGAGCAGCGCCGAcgagaagaggagcaacgccgacgggaagaggagcaacgccgacgagaagaggagcaacgccgacgagaagaggagcaacgccgacgagaagaggagcaacGCCGACGCGAAAAAGCTGAAGAGGTTGCAAGAAAGTCACAGCTACAAGCACTGGAGGGTTATCTTGAGACCT GTCGTCACCGACCGTTCTCTGACCACCCAAGGTGACACGACCAATCCCGTCGGCCGTCTTTACCCCCAACGAATCGCTGAATGGCACGACTTTCCAGCAAGGCAAGAGGAAATATGGGAACGGCTCTCCATCCCGTCCTTCGCCGATAACCCTGTGTTCCCATCCCAACACCAGATGGCCTATGTTGAGTCTTTGATCAACCCCATCAGCAGCGAGCAAGGCCTTCGCTCCTTCGAGCGCGACACTGTCGAGAATGCAGCACAGAAGCTGTTTGCTGCAGTATCCGAAAACACGCAGCTCCGAGACTCCCTTGGCCTACAGGGAACCGTGATGTTCGAGAGCCACACGAATCTCGGCACCGTTGACGACACACTTTCCAAGCCTCTCGAGCGCATGTCCCTTGCCGGGAGCGGTGCCACAGATACAGCCATCACAACGACCGCAGCGATCCGAAAACCGCGCCGCGGCGCGAAAGGGAAAGGCAACCGAGCGGACCAGTTTTGCATATACAGGACGGCAGACGGCGCCAACATCCCGGCGATGGCCATCGAGTACAAGGCGCCACACAAGCTAAGCCAGGATGAAATTGTTACCGGGTTGGCGTCTGATATCCAACCGAGACGAGATGTGATCAACAAGGACTGCGAGGGCTTTGCCCTCGCGTCGAGGGCGCTCGCCGCCGCTGTCGTTACCCAACTCTTCTCCTACATGGTCGGCAAGGGCATGCAGTATGGATACGTCTGTACGGGACAAGTCTTCGTCTTTCTCTATATTCCAGACGATCCCGCCACGGTCTTCTACCACGTGTGCGTGCCGAATTTGGATGTGatcgaggacgacgagaACAGACTTCATCGCACGGCTGTCGCGCAGGTCTTCGCCTTCATACTCCAGGCCCTCCTTACGCCACCGCCCCCACAATCCTGGCACGACGCCGCTGAACGACTTGACATTTGGGACGTGGAGTTCGAAGATGTGCTGAGCAAAATCCCAGTGACAGTTCGCAAGGACAAAGAACACGCTTCCCCGTACAAGCCTCAGCGCTGGCGCGGCTTTACTCGCTCGCCAATTCGGACTCGATTAAGTTGCAAGCAGGCCAGCATCGAGTCCGGTCTACCAcatgaggacgatgatgaaccgccacccccttcaCCGACGGCGGATCGGTTGACTCGTCCTGGCAGGAAACCTGCGACATCAGGCGCCTCTAGCGGCGCGGTCGCCACATCGGACGACGCAAGCtctggaaaaggaggaggtggcggaaggggaaggcggcCAGACATACAAGACCGAGCGTACTGCACCCATCAGTGCCTTGTTGGGCTTGCACTTGGCGGCCCGATAGACCCGTCCTGCCCGAACGCCCCTTATCATAAACCAGGCCACATTAGCCGCGTCGACTTTCTGCATCTTCTTCGTGCACAGCTGGCCCGTGACCGCGGCCGTGACGCCAACTCCGCACCGCTGTACCTAGCGGGAGCTGTCGGGTCGCTCTTCAAGGTCCGACTGTCCACCCATGGTTACACACTTGTTGCCAAGGGCGTCGAGTCAGCAAATCGTGGCCGCCTACAGAATGAGGAGAACATTTACAATCAGCTCTCTGTTATCCAGGGGAGGCACGTTCCGGTATGTCTCGGTCTAATAGACCTGGTCCTCCCATACTACTGCGATGGCCGTGTTTCCGAGCACTTCCTGCTGCTTAGTTGGGCTGGGCAGCCACTGTCCAAATGCGTCGACCGGGTTGACAAGGTGGCTGCCGTCAACGCAATCGCCATCGCCTATACCGAACTTCATCGGCTCCGAGTTTTACACTGCGATGCGGAATTACGCAACATCATGTACAACCGAAATATTATGGTCGTTGACTTCGAGAGAGCAGAGATCTGCAGTCGCCAACCTCTTGGCCCGCTCAGCCCTAACGGCCAAAAccggaagaggaagagggaacTACTGCAGAAGCAAGGCAAGAATCCTTTCACAAAAGAACTACAAAAGGTTGTTAAAGACATCTCGGGATGTTTCGGGCAAAGTTGA
- a CDS encoding hypothetical protein (EggNog:ENOG503NXKM; COG:G), which translates to MSRPRYPFLFFVLGLLLFPGSSLQNTSPRSTTSQPKIILDNDWNPTAFIAFLLPLYYNYTVLGLASDTANSWALQTGLHALASLEIASLSSCIPVYKGSDYPLLQTAHTFQTYELLHGELPWKGVFAKENTTNEKLGNDPTSGDPRRVVKEAFTTKGYYGYPNVSFAEGSAAEFMVKAVRENPGQVSIFSAGALTNVALAVRLDEDFAKNTAGLYIMGGYVDRFMEQAIWDVLRADLVSDINFIVDPEATKIALMSDFPNITLVANSANGVIPNQAFLNELVAVNDNPLSRLVRANQPTYLPFWDETAAAVMVDREAVVLDEVEVYVDVDTSYHSPFYGYIRPYQAALMPHGLRKIKYINAVNNTKVAEMIKTVVQFPPKGCADLHE; encoded by the exons ATGTCCAGGCCCCGATAcccctttttgtttttcgTCCTTGGCTTGCTATTGTTCCCTGGCTCTTCACTTCAGAACACCAGCCCAAGAtcaaccaccagccaaccaaAGATAATCCTCGACAACGACTGGAACCCCACCGCGTTCATCGCTTTCCTGCTCCCTTTATACTACAACTACACTGTCCTCGGCTTAGCCTCCGACACAGCCAACTCCTGGGCACTCCAAACCGGCCTTCACGCTCTCGCCTCTCTCGAGATTGCCTCCTTGTCGTCTTGCATCCCTGTTTACAAGGGGTCTGACTACCCGCTTCTGCAAACAGCACATACCTTTCAAACCTATGAGCTCCTCCACGGTGAGTTACCGTGGAAGGGTGTCTTTGCGAAGGAGAACACCACCAATGAGAAATTGGGAAATGATCCTACCTCTGGTGACCCACGAAGAGTGGTGAAAGAAGCTTTTACTACCAAAGGATATTATGGATACCCCAATGTGAGCTTCGCCGAGGGCTCAGCAGCGGAGTTTATGGTCAAGGCCGTGAGGGAGAATCCAGGGCAGGTAAGCATATTCTCGGCAGGGGCCCTGACGAATGTCGCGCTGGCGGTGAGGCTTGATGAGGACTTCGCGAAGAACACAGCTGGGTTGTATATTATGGGAGGGTATGTGGATAGGTTTATGGAGCAGGCTATATGGGATGTGTTGAGGGCGGACTTGGTCTCGGAT ATCAACTTTATCGTGGACCCTGAAGCAACCAAGATTGCGCTTATGTCTGACTTTCCGAATATCACGCTTGTGGCTAATTCTGCTAATGGGGTGATACCGAATCAGGCGTTTCTTAATGAGTTGGTGGCGGTAAATGACAACCCCTTGAGTAGATTGGTCAGGGCGAACCAGCCTACTTATCTGCCGTTTTGGGATGAGACTGCCGCGGCTGTGATGGTTGATCGTGAAGCGGTTGTGTTGGATGAAGTGGAAG TTtatgttgatgttgatacATCGTACCACTCGCCCTTTTACGGGTATATCCGCCCGTACCAGGCAGCACTGATGCCGCATGGGTTGAGAAAGATCAAGTACATTAACGCGGTTAACAATACGAAGGTCgccgagatgatcaagacTGTTGTTCAGTTTCCGCCAAAAGGTTGTGCCGATCTTCATGAATGA